Proteins encoded by one window of Microplitis mediator isolate UGA2020A chromosome 1, iyMicMedi2.1, whole genome shotgun sequence:
- the LOC130666747 gene encoding glutamate receptor ionotropic, kainate 1-like, producing MDFKKYILFSFLIIHLIKCDQFLDKFIRDYFDSIYVYQLVFFGCWDTQEAHNLTKNVMQLDTKISYNEISDDLNLKTILRLNFQQLGVILDYDCPNSDVILDQFSSQLVFNESYYWVLLSKSLAVPRMSLRDLPLSVASEMTLAIREYDTYKLYDVYNPSHRHGGLINITYMGNWTLDNKLINNFAHQYKYSRRQNFNLLPLNFSIVITSEPTPDFETFISTPINRHLDTMSRYNYDIILQLRDFFNFSINLKRDVSWGYVINGSFDGILGDMEKGIVDISASPLQFKPERMEVCEFTVHILDVRTTFFFRHPTKNDLQNGFLKPFDKSLWFIVLSVAGVYWFVLFMTTKAELYVKNSKIPDNSLMSLPATETSLITMAALFQQGASDGPRIISGRIAFLSLFVWTLLLYQFYSATIVGFLLAPPARWITTLKNLTDSSLSCAMEDMPYYRDFFATTDLPLSLELHEKKIKPTKKLPRGSYFQDLDGMRKVRDEGLAFHIDIAKAYKIIQDTFTEDQICELQEIDIREPRNVYVITSRRSPFKKMTTYAVRKMIETGQTHRLKQKWHYRKPICPESHSSKPMPVLMKEFYPALLFLSIGFALSLFIFLAEFIYLAKFDRDINETDNQSITAADQTKEQEIKSVDDHDEPAEHVSA from the exons GTCTATCAGTTGGTTTTTTTTGGCTGCTGGGATACTCAAG aagcccataatttaacaaaaaatgtaATGCAACTTGACACTAAAATTTCGTACAATGAAATAAGCgatgatttgaatttaaaaacaattctgCGTCTGAATTTTCAACAACTTGGAGTCATACTGGATTACGACTGTCCAAATAGCGACGTTATATTAGACCAG TTTTCCAGTCAACTGGTGTTCAATGAATCTTATTACTGGGTCTTGCTATCAAAGTCATTAGCAGTACCCAGGATGTCGCTACGTGATCTTCCACTTTCCGTGGCGAGCGAGATGACCCTAGCGATTCGAGAATATGACACTTATAAACTTTACGACGTTTATAATCCGAGTCATCGTCACGGAGGTCTTATCAATATCACTTACATGGGTAATTGGACGCtcgataataaattgataaacaaTTTCGCCCATCAATATAAATACAGCAGGAGacagaattttaatttgttgccgctcaatttttcaattgtg ATAACCAGCGAGCCGACTCCCGACTTTGAAACCTTTATATCAACACCCATAAATCGTCATCTTGATACAATGTCTCgctataattatgatataatATTACAGCtaagagatttttttaatttttc taTCAACTTGAAACGTGATGTAAGTTGGGGATACGTCATAAACGGATCATTCGACGGAATCCTCGGCGACATGGAAAAAGGTATTGTCGACATAAGTGCTTCGCCACTGCAATTCAAACCAGAACGAATGGAGGTTTGTGAGTTCACGGTGCACATCCTGGATGTcag aacaacattttttttccgacaTCCAACGAAAAATGATCTGCAGAATGGATTTTTGAAACCGTTCGACAAAAGTTTGTGGTTCATAGTACTGAGTGTCGCTGGTGTTTATTGGTTTGTTCTTTTCATGACAACCAAAGCTGAATTGTATGTGAAGAACTCGAAAATTCCTGACAATTCTTTGATGTCCTTACCGGCCACTGAGACCAGTCTCATTACCATGGCTGCACTTTTCCAACAAG gAGCGAGTGATGGTCCGCGCATTATTTCTGGGCGCATTGCTTTCTTATCATTGTTCGTGTGGACTCTTCTTCTCTATCAATTCTACTCTGCCACAATTGTTGGGTTTCTTTTGGCACCTCCAGCCCGCTGGATCACTACTTTGAAGAATTTAACAGACAGTAGTCTAAGCTGCGCTATGGAAGACATGCCATACTATAGAGATTTTTTCGCC ACCACGGATTTGCCACTCTCGCTTGAGCTtcacgagaaaaaaataaaacctacCAAGAAGTTGCCTCGGGGATCTTATTTTCAAGATCTCGACGGAATGCGCAAAGTCCGGGATGAAGGATTAGCTTTTCATATTGATATTGCCAAAGCTTATAAAATAATCCAG GATACATTTACAGAAGATCAAATATGTGAACTTCAAGAAATAGATATACGTGAACCACGAAATGTATATGTTATAACTTCAAGGCGTtctccatttaaaaaaatgacaacatatgc GGTGAGAAAAATGATCGAAACCGGACAAACTCATCGTCTCAAACAAAAGTGGCATTACAGAAAACCAATCTGCCCAGAAAGCCATAGTTCAAAACCGATGCCCGTTCTCATGAAAGAATTTTATCCAGCGCTGCTGTTTCTCTCAATAGGTTTCGCGTTATCGCTATTTATTTTCCTCgcagaatttatttatctcgCTAAATTTGATCGAGATATAAACGAAACAGACAATCAATCAATCACCGCAGCAGACCAAACAAAagaacaagaaataaaaagcgTCGATGATCACGACGAACCAGCGGAACACGTCAGCGCTTGA